In one Asterias amurensis chromosome 9, ASM3211899v1 genomic region, the following are encoded:
- the LOC139941706 gene encoding beta-4C adrenergic receptor-like, protein METSMVSVEAVSNSTEMNVFFTTPSGLQDPTESDMTVIGITTTRGDGRNFRFEDETQRMFLGCVFCLVAVFGLVGNTMVILAVVLSKKLHTRTNVFVVNLATADLISCLTSPFAAVALFSMNGWPVHDIVCSATAAIYYITLGCSIMNLTTIAINRYVLIIKSMQTYQAIYTPKKIAAMLVFTWLYPALVCSLPLFGIGKWGYSDKYKICTQDTSAETSDLFSLLGSVLFYPIPLIILFVCYFKIYRHITSHMKKMVGKGIEMADTSNASSASSTQLHNKSAGSFSKRQVQITKNLFYVMFTFVVCFAPFAVALLIPTSDPVIPWTATLVVFNRALNPVIYGVKHPHFKEVFRHMLRCRYHTIPEPSSCLRMMRLQ, encoded by the coding sequence ATGGAGACATCTATGGTATCAGTTGAAGCTGTTTCTAACTCTACAGAGATGAATGTCTTCTTCACCACACCTAGTGGACTTCAGGATCCAACCGAATCAGACATGACAGTGATTGGCATAACAACCACCAGAGGAGACGGCAGAAACTTTCGTTTTGAAGATGAAACTCAGAGAATGTTTCTAGGCTGCGTCTTCTGCCTCGTGGCCGTCTTCGGGTTGGTGGGGAACACCATGGTGATTCTGGCCGTTGTCTTGTCGAAGAAGCTCCATACTCGAACCAACGTCTTCGTCGTCAACCTCGCCACCGCCGACCTGATATCGTGTCTCACGTCCCCTTTCGCTGCGGTGGCGCTGTTCAGCATGAACGGCTGGCCGGTGCATGATATAGTATGCTCCGCGACCGCTGCCATATACTACATCACCCTTGGATGCAGCATCATGAATCTTACCACCATCGCCATTAACCGCTACGTCCTCATTATCAAATCCATGCAGACATACCAGGCCATCTACACACCCAAGAAGATAGCAGCCATGTTGGTATTCACGTGGCTCTATCCAGCATTAGTCTGTTCCCTTCCCCTCTTCGGTATCGGTAAATGGGGTTACTCGGACAAGTACAAGATTTGTACCCAAGACACCTCGGCTGAGACGAGCGATCTCTTCAGTCTGCTCGGATCTGTTCTCTTCTACCCCATTCCACTCATCATCCTGTTCGTCTGTTACTTCAAGATCTACCGCCACATCACCAGCCACATGAAGAAGATGGTGGGGAAGGGCATTGAGATGGCTGACACTTCCAACGCTTCAAGCGCCAGCAGCACTCAACTACACAATAAATCAGCGGGAAGCTTCAGCAAGAGACAGGTACAGATCACCAAGAATCTCTTCTACGTCATGTTCACCTTCGTCGTGTGTTTCGCCCCTTTCGCTGTCGCTCTGTTGATACCGACCAGCGATCCGGTCATCCCGTGGACGGCGACTCTTGTGGTCTTCAACAGAGCCCTAAACCCCGTCATCTACGGGGTGAAACACCCACACTTCAAGGAGGTGTTCCGTCACATGCTCCGATGTCGGTACCACACGATTCCAGAACCATCTAGCTGTCTAAGGATGATGCGCTTACAATAG